A region of the bacterium genome:
CTGCGGCCATGCCGGCGATGGGATGGCGTCCCACGGCCAGAAAGATCACACCGCCAAGCGGAATGAGCAGCACGTATCCCACTTCACTTGCCGTGTTGGACAGGATGCCAGCGAGAACGATCACAAAGGTGAGCAGTTTCCGCGGCGCTGCCAGCACCATCTGCCGCAGGGCGGTACCGATCAGTCCGCTGCTCTCCGCAATGCCAATTCCGAGCATGGAGACGAACACCGTTCCCAGTGGCGCGAAACTGGTGAAGTTCGTCACCATCGTGGTCAGGATCCGGTGCAGGCCTTCAATCGAAAGCAGGTTTACCGGACGAATGGTCTCCCCTGTCCCGGGATGCTGCACGGCAATGTGGAACTGACTGAATACCCAGGAAAAGAAAATCACCGATAATGCTAGAAGCGCAAAAAGTGTCGCAGGATGCGGCAGCGCATTTCCGACGCGCTCAACCATACCGAGAAATCGATCTATTATTCCCTTGCGGGCACTCTTGTCCGTTGCCATATCAGCCTGTACGTTGTGATTGAAAATTCGATTGCGCGGATAGAAGAGCTACGCTGATTCTCGCTGATTCTTCGCAGATATTCGCAGAGTCAAATTTTAATAAACTTCATTCCGCGAGAATCTGCGTTACATCAGCGAGAATCAGCGTAGCTCTTTTATCTGCGCATAATCCGCGTTACGACTTTGCTTCCGCGAGGAAGGGGTCGTTGATGGGGATTGCGTTGCGGCGACGGAACTGCACGGCAGCCGTCAGAATGAACAACCCGCCGAGAGCGATCGTCGGAGCGAATTCCATCCAGCTCAGGGGAACAGAGGTATGGCTGTAATTGGGCATGACCAGCCAGAACATGTCAATAAAGTGCGCACAGAGCAGAAGAATGGCGCCGCCAAGAAGGACATTGAGACTGCGCTTCGTGGCTTCCGAGAGGAGGAGCAGGAAAGGGAAGATAAAATGAAATACCAGCAGAATGCCGGAGACAACTTCCCATCCGTGACCGAGGCGGTATGTGAAGAACACGATTTCTTCCGGGAGATCGGCGTACCAGATAAGCAGGTACTGGGAGAATGCGATGTAGGCCCAGAAGATGTTGAATGCGAACAGCAGCTTTCCCAGGTCGTGAAAGCGGTCGGAAGTCAGCCAGTCGCTGATCAGACCTGCCTTCTTGAGCAGAACAGCGACAATGGTGATTACCGCAAGTGCACCCACGAGGGATGATGAAAAATAGTACACCCCGAAAATCGTGCTGAACCAGTGCGGGTAAAGGGACATGAGCAGATCGAACGCGGCGAAGGTGATCGTGACAGCGTAAAAAATGGTGATCGGTGCACTGAGCGTCCAATTTCTGCGTGTAGGCTGGATGTCGTTCCGTGTATCCTGCTTGAAGGAATTTCCTACGATAAAGAAGTAGATCCCAATCCAGCTCGCCACATAAAAAAACAATCGAGCGGTGAAAAACGGCACGTTGAGCCATGCGGCTTTCCCCTGCATGATGGCGTCCCCGGGTTCGGGATGCACCCAGTGATGGTAGAGCTCACCGATGCCGAAGACGATGGGGAGCAGGAGAATAATCAGGAGGGGTGTAAAGCCACCGAGAATCTCCGGGATGCGGCGCACCGCGGTCGACCAGCCTGAACGCGTGAGATACTGCAGCATACTGAAGAAGACTGCAGTAACTGCGATTCCGCCCCAGAACACGAATGCCAGGAGATAGTCGAAAAGGAAACGCTGCATGTCGGTCATCGCGGCGGCGATGCTGAGCACGATCCCGAGAACAGCGGTACCAATACCGATCATCTGCATGCGTTTGACAAAGCTGGTGTCCGCCAGCAAAACGTTCTGAACACTCATTGTGCCGCCTCCACATTCTCATTCGCGTTATCCGTTGCATTCGCATTTTGCGCCGCACCCGAATCGCCACCTGCGGCAGTGCTGTCAACCGATGCCGGTGCAGTTTCCGGGTACTTCAGCGGTGCCTTCTGCAGCTCACGCACGTAGTTGACAATTGCCCAGCGGTCCCCCTCTTTCAGCTTGTCCGCATAGCCGGGCATGATATTCTGCCCAACGCTGATGACATGGAAAATGTGGGCATCGGAATATCCCTTTGCGTTTTTCCCCGCCAGGTTTGGTGGCTTCTGCAGCCCGCGCCGTACAACCTCCGTCGTATCCTGTCCACTCGGGGAGTGACAGGGCGAGCAGAACGTATTGAAACGATTTTTCCCGCGGGCGAGCACCTCCGGTGAAACCGCGAGAGGATTATGCAGTGCCGCTTCAGCCTCTTCGGGCGTCGTGTAAGGGTACACCGTGCCATTACGCGGCAGCGTCCCCGGAACGTGACCGCGCATGACGGTACGGTCGGCGAAAAACGTACTCGGTTCCTGCGCCATGTACTTACTCTGATAGTACATGTCGAAACGCACCTTGATCGGCGGCTCCTTGGAACGCAGCGCCTGGAATCCGTTGCCCGCCCAGAGGACGAACAGCACCACGGCAACGATGCCGGTGAGGAGTATGACGGGTAAGGGAATGTGTATGTTCTTAATCTTCATATTCGACTTCGCGTACTTGTTCAGCTCCGAGAGATTCAAGCAGGGTTCGTGTCTTCCCTGCGTCATACATCGCATCCTCACTGTCGACGGTTACCATGAAGGCATCATCCGTCGTACGCAGGAAGTGCGGATCGTTCTGCCACTTCGAATACCAACGGGGAAGTCCGTTCAGCGCAAACATCCCGATCACCGTTCCGATGGCGCAGAACAGTACCGTCAATTCGAACATGATGGGAATGGAGGGTTCGAAAGCGAAAAACGGTTTCCCGCCGATGATCAGCGGATAGTCCACCGCTCCGGTCCACCACTGCAGAAGCGTCGCCGCCAGCGTACCGAGGAGTCCGGTACCAAAGGCAATCCACGGCAGTACCGTGCGCTTCACGCCCATTGCGTCATCGAGTCCGTGCAGCGGATACGGCGTATGGAAATCAAACTGCCGATATCCGGCGCGTCGAATTTCCGTCGCTGCGCTCAGCACCGTATCGGGGTCGTGAAAGAGTCCGGTCATACCGGCTGTCTTTTTCATGCGTCACTCTCCTCTCAATGATGCGAATGTGATGGTTGTGAACCGGGCAAAATGCCCTTGACTTCCGACATGGCCAGGACCGGGATATTCTTGGCAAACAGCAGGAAGAGCGTGAGAAACAGTCCTATCGTTCCCGCGAAAATCGAGATATCGACCCACG
Encoded here:
- a CDS encoding cytochrome c; translation: MKIKNIHIPLPVILLTGIVAVVLFVLWAGNGFQALRSKEPPIKVRFDMYYQSKYMAQEPSTFFADRTVMRGHVPGTLPRNGTVYPYTTPEEAEAALHNPLAVSPEVLARGKNRFNTFCSPCHSPSGQDTTEVVRRGLQKPPNLAGKNAKGYSDAHIFHVISVGQNIMPGYADKLKEGDRWAIVNYVRELQKAPLKYPETAPASVDSTAAGGDSGAAQNANATDNANENVEAAQ
- a CDS encoding DUF3341 domain-containing protein; the protein is MKKTAGMTGLFHDPDTVLSAATEIRRAGYRQFDFHTPYPLHGLDDAMGVKRTVLPWIAFGTGLLGTLAATLLQWWTGAVDYPLIIGGKPFFAFEPSIPIMFELTVLFCAIGTVIGMFALNGLPRWYSKWQNDPHFLRTTDDAFMVTVDSEDAMYDAGKTRTLLESLGAEQVREVEYED